One genomic segment of Micromonospora sp. WMMC415 includes these proteins:
- a CDS encoding DsbA family protein: MNTPLQITARLRTPVTETDHVRGPADAPVTIVEYADFQCRFSGAAYPNLAELLRQRADTVRLVYRHFPIANVHPYAESAAEASEAAAERGRFWDLHDWLFEHQDQLDPVHLSLGVEQIGLPADDIGAEVGRRAHADRVRRDFVGGIHSGVAAAPTLFVNDVRLGGGYDLADLLTAVDAAAPP; encoded by the coding sequence ATGAACACGCCGCTTCAGATCACCGCCCGCCTGCGCACACCCGTGACCGAGACCGACCACGTCCGGGGACCGGCGGACGCCCCGGTGACGATCGTCGAGTACGCGGACTTCCAGTGCCGGTTCAGCGGGGCCGCGTACCCGAACCTGGCCGAACTGCTCCGCCAGCGCGCCGACACGGTACGGCTGGTCTACCGGCACTTCCCCATCGCCAACGTGCACCCGTACGCGGAGAGCGCCGCCGAGGCGAGCGAGGCCGCCGCCGAGCGCGGGCGGTTCTGGGACCTGCACGACTGGCTCTTCGAGCACCAGGACCAACTCGACCCGGTGCACCTGTCGCTCGGCGTCGAGCAGATCGGGCTGCCCGCGGACGACATCGGCGCCGAGGTGGGCCGCCGGGCCCACGCCGACCGCGTACGGCGCGACTTCGTCGGCGGCATCCACAGCGGCGTGGCCGCCGCCCCGACGCTGTTCGTGAACGACGTCCGCCTCGGCGGCGGCTACGACCTCGCGGACCTGCTCACCGCCGTCGACGCCGCCGCGCCCCCGTGA
- a CDS encoding BON domain-containing protein: MTVVTVSRIDQDIQAAVLDELTFEPRVQPNEIGVTVSEGVVTLTGRVDSYARKWAAERAAHRVPRVRAVANDLTVQIGTGAERPDPDLAAAVTHALEWDAFVPVERIDVSVSRGSVTLHGEVDWEYQRRAAERAVARLAGVRAVSNGLSVRPAARADGHRLAEAIADALARNRATEAERITVRVHGDTVVLGGLVHSMPERAEVERVVWSAPGVREVQNHVAVAPVLR, from the coding sequence ATGACTGTCGTGACCGTGAGCCGCATCGACCAGGACATCCAGGCCGCCGTGCTCGACGAGCTGACCTTCGAGCCCCGGGTTCAGCCGAACGAGATCGGCGTGACCGTGTCCGAGGGTGTGGTCACCCTGACCGGCCGGGTCGACAGCTACGCCCGCAAGTGGGCGGCCGAACGCGCCGCACACCGGGTGCCCCGCGTCCGGGCCGTCGCCAACGACCTCACCGTGCAGATCGGCACCGGCGCCGAGCGCCCCGATCCGGACCTCGCCGCCGCGGTCACGCACGCTCTGGAGTGGGACGCTTTCGTCCCGGTCGAGCGGATCGACGTGAGCGTGTCGCGGGGCTCGGTCACGCTGCACGGCGAGGTCGACTGGGAGTACCAGCGCCGGGCCGCCGAACGCGCCGTCGCCCGGCTGGCCGGCGTCCGCGCAGTGAGCAACGGTCTCTCCGTCCGCCCGGCCGCCCGCGCCGACGGGCACCGGCTCGCCGAGGCGATCGCCGACGCGCTCGCCCGCAACCGGGCCACCGAGGCGGAGCGGATCACGGTCCGCGTACACGGCGACACCGTCGTGCTCGGCGGACTGGTCCACTCCATGCCGGAGCGGGCCGAGGTGGAGCGGGTCGTCTGGTCGGCGCCCGGCGTCCGGGAGGTCCAGAACCACGTCGCGGTGGCCCCGGTACTGCGGTGA
- a CDS encoding cellulose binding domain-containing protein encodes MRKGLAGAVVATLAAAVAVVAVPFTAAGAPPSEAYAWKNVRIDGGGFVPGIVFNPTEKDLIYARTDIGGLYRWEQATGSWTPLLDWVGADRWGWNGVVSVATDPVQTNRVYAAVGMYTNSWDPNNGAILRSTDKGATWQAFELPFKNGGNMPGRGMGERLAVDPNRNSVVYYAAEGGNGLWRSTDHGATWAKVTSFPNAGNYVADPNDTSGYQSQNQGLTWVAFDRATGTSGAATRTVYVGVADKENPVYRSTDGGTTWERIPGQPTGYLAHKGVVDHTGGHLYIATSDTGGPYDGGKGDVWKFTRSTGVWTRISPVPSTSADDYFGYSGLTIDRKNPNTLLVATQISWWPDAVFWRSTDGGATWSRIWDWSSYPNRARKYTMDISSVPWLTFGANPSPPEEAPKLGWMNESVEIDPHDSDRFLYGTGATIYGSTDLTKWDTGGTFTIRPMVKGLEETAVLDLVSPPSGAPLVSALGDIGGFRHTNLDVVPSTMFTQPVFTSTTSLDYAEANPSVMVRAGNFTDADRPNDSHVAFSTDGGANWFQGGEPGGVNNGGTVAAAADGSRFVWAPGDAGQQVVHTVGFGASWTPSTGVPVNATVESDRVNPNRFYAVKDGRLYTSTNGGASFTASAASGLPTGNVKLKAVPGREGELWLAGAGGLWRSTDSGASFTRLAGVSTSINVGFGRAAPGRTHPAVFLIGTVDGQHGVFRSDDTGASWVRINDDRHQYGNAGEALTGDPRVHGRVYLGTNGRGILVADRLGGTPTPTPTSPTPTPTGPTPTPTGPTPTPTGPSPSPTPTTPPPGGCSATYRITGSWSGGFQGEVVVRNAGTSAIACWTVGWTFPNGQRITQLWGGNHTQSGATVSVRDAGWNGNLGPGATSTVGFLASWTTTNNPPSSPTCTAR; translated from the coding sequence ATGCGCAAGGGTCTCGCCGGCGCGGTCGTGGCCACCCTGGCCGCCGCCGTGGCCGTGGTGGCGGTGCCGTTCACCGCCGCCGGAGCGCCACCCTCCGAGGCGTACGCCTGGAAGAACGTCCGGATCGACGGGGGCGGCTTCGTCCCCGGCATCGTCTTCAACCCCACCGAGAAGGACCTGATCTACGCCCGGACCGACATCGGCGGGCTGTACCGCTGGGAACAGGCCACCGGGTCCTGGACGCCGCTGCTGGACTGGGTCGGCGCCGACCGGTGGGGCTGGAACGGTGTGGTCAGCGTCGCGACCGACCCGGTGCAGACCAACCGGGTGTACGCGGCCGTCGGCATGTACACCAACAGCTGGGACCCGAACAACGGCGCGATCCTGCGCTCCACCGACAAGGGCGCCACCTGGCAGGCGTTCGAGCTGCCGTTCAAGAACGGCGGCAACATGCCCGGCCGGGGCATGGGGGAGCGGCTGGCCGTCGACCCCAACCGGAACAGCGTCGTCTACTACGCCGCCGAGGGCGGGAACGGGCTGTGGCGCAGCACCGACCACGGCGCGACCTGGGCGAAGGTGACCAGCTTCCCCAACGCCGGCAACTACGTCGCCGACCCGAACGACACCAGCGGCTACCAGAGCCAGAACCAGGGTCTGACCTGGGTCGCCTTCGACCGGGCCACGGGCACGTCGGGGGCTGCCACGCGGACCGTCTACGTCGGTGTGGCGGACAAGGAGAACCCGGTCTACCGCAGCACGGACGGCGGCACGACCTGGGAGCGGATCCCCGGCCAACCGACCGGGTACCTCGCCCACAAGGGCGTGGTGGACCACACCGGCGGCCACCTCTACATCGCGACCAGCGACACCGGCGGCCCGTACGACGGCGGTAAGGGTGACGTCTGGAAGTTCACCCGGTCCACCGGCGTCTGGACCCGGATCAGCCCGGTCCCCTCGACCAGCGCCGACGACTACTTCGGCTACAGCGGCCTCACCATCGACCGGAAGAACCCGAACACGCTGCTGGTCGCGACCCAGATCTCCTGGTGGCCGGACGCGGTCTTCTGGCGCAGCACCGACGGGGGCGCCACCTGGAGCCGGATCTGGGACTGGAGCAGTTACCCCAACCGGGCCAGGAAGTACACGATGGACATCAGCTCGGTGCCGTGGCTGACCTTCGGGGCGAACCCGTCGCCACCGGAGGAGGCGCCGAAGCTGGGCTGGATGAACGAGTCGGTGGAGATCGACCCGCACGACTCCGACCGGTTCCTGTACGGCACCGGCGCCACCATCTACGGCAGCACCGACCTCACCAAGTGGGACACCGGCGGCACCTTCACCATCCGGCCGATGGTCAAGGGGCTGGAGGAGACCGCCGTGCTCGACCTGGTCAGCCCGCCCTCCGGCGCACCGCTGGTCAGCGCGTTGGGCGACATCGGCGGCTTCCGGCACACCAACCTCGACGTGGTGCCGTCGACGATGTTCACCCAGCCGGTCTTCACCAGCACCACCAGCCTGGACTACGCGGAGGCCAACCCCTCGGTCATGGTCCGGGCGGGCAACTTCACCGACGCCGACCGCCCGAACGACAGCCACGTCGCCTTCTCCACCGACGGCGGGGCGAACTGGTTCCAGGGCGGCGAGCCGGGCGGCGTCAACAACGGCGGCACGGTCGCCGCGGCGGCCGACGGCAGCCGGTTCGTCTGGGCGCCGGGGGACGCCGGCCAGCAGGTCGTCCACACGGTCGGCTTCGGCGCCTCCTGGACGCCGTCCACGGGCGTGCCGGTGAACGCGACCGTCGAGTCCGACCGGGTGAACCCGAACAGGTTCTACGCCGTCAAGGACGGCCGGCTGTACACGAGCACCAACGGCGGGGCCAGCTTCACCGCGTCGGCGGCGAGCGGACTCCCGACGGGCAACGTCAAGCTCAAGGCCGTACCCGGCCGGGAGGGCGAGCTGTGGCTGGCCGGTGCGGGCGGCCTGTGGCGCTCCACCGACTCGGGCGCCAGCTTCACCAGGCTGGCCGGTGTGTCCACCTCGATCAACGTCGGCTTCGGCCGGGCGGCGCCGGGCCGTACCCACCCGGCCGTCTTCCTGATCGGCACGGTGGACGGGCAGCACGGCGTCTTCCGGTCCGACGACACCGGCGCGAGCTGGGTACGGATCAACGACGACAGGCACCAGTACGGCAACGCGGGCGAGGCGCTCACCGGTGACCCCCGGGTCCACGGCCGCGTGTACCTCGGCACCAACGGCCGCGGCATCCTGGTCGCCGACCGGCTCGGCGGCACCCCGACGCCGACGCCGACCAGCCCCACCCCGACGCCGACGGGCCCGACCCCGACGCCGACCGGCCCCACCCCGACGCCGACCGGCCCGAGCCCGAGCCCGACGCCGACGACGCCTCCGCCGGGCGGGTGCTCCGCCACGTACCGGATCACCGGCTCCTGGTCCGGCGGCTTCCAGGGCGAGGTGGTGGTCCGCAACGCGGGCACGTCGGCGATCGCCTGCTGGACCGTCGGGTGGACCTTCCCGAACGGTCAACGGATCACCCAGCTCTGGGGCGGCAACCACACCCAGTCCGGAGCGACGGTCTCGGTCCGGGACGCCGGCTGGAACGGAAACCTGGGCCCGGGCGCCACCAGCACCGTGGGCTTCCTGGCGAGCTGGACGACGACGAACAACCCCCCGTCGTCACCGACCTGCACCGCCCGCTGA
- a CDS encoding STAS domain-containing protein: protein MSLSIVKSVQSGGVVEIAPRGEIDVDTAYEVREAIAEVLAKGRPARIELNMRLVTFIDSVGISAMVAGFQTAEVSGVKLVVTEPSRFVHRQLWVTGLLGLFGAPEPYYAGTPAPEVLPGA from the coding sequence GTGAGCCTGTCGATCGTGAAGTCGGTGCAGTCCGGGGGTGTCGTCGAGATCGCGCCGCGCGGCGAGATCGACGTCGACACCGCGTACGAGGTGCGCGAGGCGATCGCCGAGGTGCTGGCCAAGGGGCGTCCCGCCCGCATCGAGCTGAACATGCGGCTGGTGACCTTCATCGACTCGGTCGGTATCAGCGCGATGGTCGCCGGCTTCCAGACCGCCGAGGTGAGCGGCGTCAAGCTCGTGGTCACCGAGCCGAGCCGGTTCGTGCACCGGCAGCTCTGGGTGACCGGCCTGCTCGGGCTCTTCGGCGCCCCCGAGCCCTACTACGCGGGCACCCCGGCCCCGGAGGTCCTCCCCGGCGCCTGA
- the surE gene encoding 5'/3'-nucleotidase SurE yields the protein MTVRVLITNDDGIAAPGIAALARAAVDRGLDVVVAAPREEASGTSAAMTAVERDGHVVVDVHPLPGLDGVPAYGVGGSPGFIALIAVHGAFGPPPSVVLSGVNRGANAGRAVLHSGTVGAAFTAAANGCRAMAVSLDVLSAGEATAVSGGAAVAAAARVRDAERHWSTAAHVALDLLPRLTAGPVESVLNVNAPDVPLARLRGVRRGRLASFGQVQMTVAEAGHGFVRTALEEPGEAAQTGTDVALLAEGYASVTAVRAVTEVHDIDLTGLDPD from the coding sequence ATGACCGTGCGGGTGCTCATCACCAACGACGACGGGATCGCCGCACCCGGCATCGCGGCACTGGCCCGGGCCGCGGTCGACCGGGGCCTGGACGTCGTGGTCGCCGCGCCCCGCGAGGAGGCGAGCGGCACGAGCGCGGCGATGACCGCCGTGGAGCGGGACGGTCACGTGGTGGTCGATGTGCATCCGCTGCCCGGGCTGGACGGGGTGCCGGCGTACGGGGTGGGTGGCTCGCCCGGCTTCATCGCGCTGATCGCGGTGCACGGGGCGTTCGGGCCGCCGCCGTCGGTCGTGCTCTCCGGCGTGAACCGGGGCGCCAACGCCGGCCGCGCCGTGCTGCACTCCGGCACGGTGGGTGCCGCGTTCACCGCCGCCGCCAACGGCTGCCGGGCGATGGCCGTGTCCCTGGACGTGCTCTCCGCCGGCGAGGCCACCGCCGTCAGCGGCGGCGCGGCGGTGGCGGCGGCCGCCCGGGTCCGGGACGCCGAGCGGCACTGGTCGACGGCCGCGCACGTGGCCCTGGACCTGCTGCCCCGGCTGACGGCCGGGCCGGTGGAGAGCGTACTCAACGTGAACGCCCCGGACGTGCCGCTCGCCCGGCTGCGGGGCGTACGCCGGGGCCGGCTGGCCAGTTTCGGTCAGGTGCAGATGACGGTGGCCGAAGCGGGGCACGGCTTCGTACGGACGGCGCTGGAGGAGCCGGGCGAGGCGGCGCAGACCGGCACCGACGTGGCGCTGCTCGCCGAGGGGTACGCGTCGGTGACGGCGGTCCGGGCGGTCACCGAGGTGCACGACATCGACCTCACCGGGCTCGACCCGGACTGA
- a CDS encoding 1-phosphofructokinase family hexose kinase, whose product MPVNEHVMVFAPTPRLTVTVDQPSEAPELHLHPGGQGVWQARMIISLGVDVVLCTALGGEVGQVLEPLLVSEGVDLKTVVRDSGGNGGYVHDRREGARREVVDVPGEALGRHELDELYNLALGEGLRAPVSVLSGPHQPHLVPAELYRRFAADLRANGGKVVVDLAGEHLAAVLDSGVFFLKVSHEELIADGRAAGDDEDQLARAMYDLHAGGAENVVVSRAAEPALALVDGEVFEVEMPRLQAADPRGAGDSMTAGVAAVVARGGDIRTAVRTGAAAGALNVTRHGLGTGRLDSIRGLVERVRLVPAGSRQQERTTPDELADRAAER is encoded by the coding sequence ATGCCGGTGAACGAGCACGTGATGGTCTTCGCGCCGACGCCGCGGCTCACGGTCACGGTCGACCAACCGAGCGAGGCCCCCGAGCTGCACCTGCACCCGGGTGGCCAGGGTGTCTGGCAGGCGCGCATGATCATTTCGCTCGGGGTCGACGTGGTGCTCTGCACGGCGCTCGGCGGTGAGGTCGGCCAGGTGCTGGAGCCGCTGCTGGTCAGCGAGGGGGTCGACCTCAAGACGGTGGTCCGCGACTCCGGCGGGAACGGCGGGTACGTGCACGACCGCCGCGAGGGCGCCCGCCGGGAGGTCGTGGACGTACCGGGTGAGGCGCTCGGCCGGCACGAGCTGGACGAGCTGTACAACCTGGCCCTCGGCGAGGGGCTGCGCGCGCCGGTCAGCGTCCTGAGCGGACCTCACCAACCGCACCTCGTCCCAGCCGAGCTCTACCGGCGCTTCGCGGCCGACCTGCGGGCCAACGGCGGCAAGGTGGTCGTCGACCTGGCCGGCGAGCACCTGGCCGCCGTGCTGGACAGCGGCGTCTTCTTCCTCAAGGTGAGCCACGAGGAGCTGATCGCCGACGGCCGGGCCGCCGGCGACGACGAGGACCAGCTCGCGCGGGCGATGTACGACCTGCACGCGGGCGGCGCGGAGAACGTGGTGGTGAGCCGCGCCGCCGAGCCGGCACTCGCCCTGGTCGACGGCGAGGTGTTCGAGGTGGAGATGCCCCGCCTCCAGGCCGCCGACCCGCGCGGGGCGGGCGACTCGATGACCGCCGGGGTGGCCGCCGTGGTGGCCCGGGGTGGCGACATCCGGACGGCGGTCCGCACCGGGGCCGCGGCGGGGGCGCTGAACGTGACCCGGCACGGGCTCGGCACCGGCCGGCTCGACTCGATCCGGGGGCTGGTGGAGCGGGTCCGGCTGGTGCCGGCGGGCAGCCGCCAGCAGGAGCGTACGACCCCGGACGAGCTGGCGGACCGGGCGGCCGAGCGATGA
- a CDS encoding SRPBCC family protein, translated as MLRRGSFSYTVQARCSPAVAAEVLADPVRQVDLHPLIVRVRRLRPRSGAHASYAITDRLAVGPVRLPVTYRADVLVATADEVVTVARQWPATTVRNRTRLEAEPDGVRIDVEITLAAPAPLFGYAFAQARSAHLGLASRLGAMLDAGPPAA; from the coding sequence GTGCTCAGGCGAGGATCCTTCAGCTACACCGTCCAGGCTCGCTGTTCACCGGCGGTCGCCGCCGAGGTGCTCGCCGACCCGGTCCGGCAGGTGGACCTGCACCCGTTGATCGTGCGGGTCCGGCGGCTCCGGCCGCGTTCCGGCGCCCACGCCAGCTACGCGATCACCGACCGGCTCGCGGTCGGGCCGGTGCGCCTGCCGGTCACCTACCGGGCCGACGTGCTGGTCGCCACCGCCGACGAGGTGGTGACCGTCGCCCGGCAGTGGCCGGCGACGACCGTCCGTAACCGCACCCGGCTGGAGGCCGAGCCGGACGGTGTCCGCATCGACGTGGAGATCACCCTCGCCGCGCCGGCGCCACTGTTCGGGTACGCCTTCGCGCAGGCCCGGTCGGCCCACCTCGGCCTCGCCAGCCGGCTCGGGGCGATGCTGGACGCCGGTCCGCCGGCCGCCTGA
- a CDS encoding cation diffusion facilitator family transporter, whose translation MGAGHDHHHGSVANAAQRHRGRLWAAFALLATLMVVEAVAAFRTGSLALLSDAGHMFTDVLGIGMALAALTATRRTTGDPQRTFGLYRLEVLAALANAVLLSGVAIFVLVEAVRRFGDPPEVQTGPMLAVAVLGLLANVGAFALLRSGARESINVEGAYLEVLGDLLGSLGVIGAALLIAATDWWWADPLVAVAIGAFILPRTWRLGRAALRILVQAAPEHLQVTAVHDRLVAVPGVTEVHDLHVWTLTSGMEVASAHLTLAPGAEVGTVLAAARTALRDEFRIEHATLQIEPGAAPGSCGAVEW comes from the coding sequence GTGGGCGCAGGTCATGACCACCACCACGGGTCGGTCGCAAACGCGGCGCAACGGCACCGCGGACGCCTCTGGGCGGCCTTCGCCCTGCTCGCCACCCTGATGGTGGTGGAGGCCGTGGCCGCGTTCCGCACCGGCTCGCTGGCCCTGCTCAGCGACGCCGGACACATGTTCACGGACGTGCTCGGCATCGGCATGGCCCTGGCCGCGCTCACCGCCACGCGCCGGACCACCGGCGACCCGCAGCGCACCTTCGGCCTCTACCGGCTGGAGGTGCTGGCCGCGCTCGCCAACGCCGTGCTGCTCTCCGGTGTCGCGATCTTCGTGCTGGTCGAAGCCGTCCGGCGCTTCGGCGACCCGCCGGAGGTGCAGACCGGTCCGATGCTCGCGGTGGCCGTCCTCGGCCTGCTCGCCAACGTGGGCGCCTTCGCCCTGCTGCGGTCCGGCGCCCGGGAGAGCATCAACGTGGAGGGCGCCTACCTCGAGGTGCTGGGCGACCTGCTCGGTTCGCTCGGCGTCATCGGCGCCGCCCTGCTGATCGCCGCCACCGACTGGTGGTGGGCCGACCCGCTGGTCGCGGTCGCCATCGGCGCGTTCATCCTGCCGCGCACCTGGCGGCTCGGGCGGGCGGCGCTGCGCATCCTCGTCCAGGCCGCCCCGGAGCACCTCCAGGTCACCGCCGTGCACGACCGGCTGGTCGCCGTCCCGGGCGTCACCGAGGTGCACGACCTGCACGTCTGGACCCTCACCTCCGGGATGGAGGTGGCGTCCGCGCACCTCACCCTGGCACCCGGTGCCGAGGTCGGCACGGTCCTCGCCGCCGCGCGGACGGCCCTGCGGGACGAGTTCCGCATCGAGCACGCGACGTTGCAGATCGAGCCCGGTGCGGCCCCTGGGAGCTGCGGGGCGGTTGAGTGGTAA